A genomic segment from Triticum dicoccoides isolate Atlit2015 ecotype Zavitan chromosome 1A, WEW_v2.0, whole genome shotgun sequence encodes:
- the LOC119276688 gene encoding putative E3 ubiquitin-protein ligase LIN-1, translating to MVAQHLLLLYTPTIVVTYIHTSMDRCFQLGKSAGSAIPRWRNVSEETTAQWIGHGEKSTALVSNFGGHGGFAELKYFLSCADQEFQEDAKGSSDSRCLHEMLEEAQSDSPVSFYSHLDSSEASDSEAALHDKGRSAKIMPIDADFLSSKLHERSCHNKSLTWCTSPENAMIYAPESPLYTVDDAEMQPNNLQLSRSQGSPNNLSTSVFDLHNADSYAVSNYFNKDDISPQCTPRHDLRCFSNFSTKFIKRSALSDLVSRGSMSRKFKPFSNSDDWSDASSRSGNNSQVDFLERFEKAVSKLLVSDGLESCLDASSEVTTIWQLLSHTSEVRHKPSVRQDILEQLFDSISTDKKDKVIRASVYVLVLMISEDRNVMRDIKKKDYYLSNLATVLKRDVHEAVILIYLLDPSPSEIKNLELLPSLLHVACNTATQKWPTLLPLTPTSASIALIEILVTAFDYVTNNVHLATISSPPILSKLVDVAKNNNLEEGMALAAILVRCVRLSGNCKKFLSQATPVEPFLHLLRRKEQRVKYAALEYFHEILQIPRSSAISLLQKIWQLGGIAIMHTLVACLHQTEPEQRVLAANLLLQLDMLENPDGRSVFKDEAVEVLLESLSSQENFTAQALAASFLSNLGGTHSWSGESYTAAWLSKKAGLTSKSHRNMIRNIDWQDACLQDTEISSWSNKFARAIIGIGVPFISALAKGLQSKVKGTSHDCLVCAAWLASELASLGENDIRCYACEILLLDIVHHLHPGCELDERVLACMCVYNYTSGKGKQKLMSLSEGSRESLRRLSSFTWMAEELLQVTDYYLPRKPRVSCVHTQILEIGQPGNGAVTAITFFRGQLFVGYFNGTIRAWDIKGQRAVIIREVKEHKKAVTCFALSETGQNLLSGSADKSIRVWKMAQRKLECVEVFQIKEAVQKFDIYGDKIIVLTHKNVLKFSCSARSTQTFYKSKHVKSLALSQGKAYLGCGDLSIQELDVSVESKIEIRAPTRSWRISKQPINSIVVYKDWMYCAGSQVEGSAMKDWKKRCKPTMTMSMPKGTNVEAMAVVEDFIYLTCNKSPSVIQIWLREKQQKVGRLPAGSKITSLFTANDIIFCGTETGLIKAWIPL from the exons ATGGTTGCACAGCACCTTCTGCTTCTCTATACTCCTACTATAGTAGTAACATACATACATACCTCCATGGACAGGTGCTTTCAGCTGGGAAAATCTGCAGGCTCTGCGATTCCAAGATGGAGAAATGTCTCTGAG GAGACGACGGCCCAATGGATCGGACATGGGGAGAAGAGCACGGCCTTGGTCTCCAACTTCGGCGGTCATGGTGGCTTCGCCGAGCTGAAGTACTTTCTCAGCTGTGCCGATCAGGAGTTCCAGGAAGATGCCAAGGGGAGCTCTGACAGCAGGTGCCTCCATGAGATGCTCGAGGAGGCCCAGTCCGACTCGCCGGTTTCATTCTACTCGCATCTTGATTCTAGCGAAGCAAGCGACAGCGAG GCAGCTCTACATGACAAAGGGAGGTCAGCAAAGATTATGCCTATTGATGCAGATTTCTTGTCAAGTAAACTCCATGAAAG ATCATGCCACAACAAGAGTCTAACATGGTGCACTTCTCCTGAGAATGCAATGATATATGCTCCTGAATCTCCACTTTACACTGTCGATGACGCTGAGATGCAACCAAACAACTTGCAATTAAGCAGATCACAAGGCTCACCGAACAATCTGTCAACTTCAGTCTTCGATCTGCACAATGCAGACTCATACGCTGTGTCCAACTATTTTAACAAGGATGACATTTCTCCACAATGCACACCCAGACATGATCTCAGGTGCTTCAGCAACTTCTCAACCAAATTCATCAAGAGAAGTGCTCTATCCGACCTAGTGTCTCGAGGAAGCATGAGTAGGAAATTCAAACCTTTCTCAAACAGTGATGACTGGAGCGATGCTAGCTCGCGCAGCGGGAACAACAGTCAGGTTGATTTTCTTGAAAGATTCGAGAAGGCGGTATCAAAACTATTGGTTTCTGACGGGCTAGAAAGCTGCCTAGATGCCAGCTCAGAAGTCACAACTATATGGCAGCTGCTGAGCCATACATCTGAAGTGAGACACAAACCGTCAGTAAGGCAAGACATCCTTGAACAACTGTTTGATAGCATTTCAACAGACAAGAAGGATAAAGTGATCAGAGCATCAGTCTATGTTCTAGTGCTTATGATATCTGAAGATAGGAATGTAATGAGAGACATCAAGAAGAAAGACTACTATTTATCCAATTTAGCCACTGTGTTGAAGAGAGATGTGCATGAAGCGGTCATTCTGATATATTTATTGGATCCTTCACCTTCTGAGATAAAAAACTTGGAGCTGTTACCTTCACTTTTACACGTGGCCTGTAATACTGCCACCCAAAAATGGCCTACACTGCTTCCACTGACGCCAACATCCGCATCAATAGCTCTCATTGAGATCTTGGTGACAGCATTTGACTATGTAACGAATAATGTTCACTTGGCCACAATCAGCTCTCCTCCTATTCTCTCTAAGCTTGTTGATGTTGCAAAGAACAACAACTTGGAAGAAGGCATGGCCCTGGCAGCTATTCTCGTCAGGTGTGTGCGACTTAGCGGAAACTGTAAGAAGTTTCTGTCACAGGCTACTCCAGTGGAACCTTTCCTTCACCTTCTCAGAAGGAAAGAACAGCGTGTCAAGTACGCTGCGCTTGAATACTTCCATGAGATTCTTCAGATTCCTCG GTCCTCTGCAATTTCTTTGCTACAAAAAATATGGCAGCTAGGAGGTATTGCTATTATGCATACATTGGTGGCCTGCCTCCATCAAACTGAACCTGAGCAACGGGTTTTAGCGGCTAATCTTCTCCTTCAATTGGATATGCTG GAAAATCCAGATGGAAGGAGTGTCTTCAAAGACGAAGCAGTGGAGGTCCTACTGGAATCTCTATCATCTCAAGAAAATTTCACTGCGCAAGCACTAGCAGCGTCTTTTCTGTCAAATCTTGGAGGGACTCATTCCTGGTCAGGAGAATCCTACACTGCTGCATGGCTATCAAAGAAAGCAGGCCTCACCTCAAAATCTCATAGaaatatgatcagaaacatcgactGGCaggatgcttgccttcag GATACAGAAATAAGCTCATGGAGCAACAAATTTGCACGAGCAATTATAGGAATAGGAGTGCCCTTTATCAGTGCACTAGCCAAAGGATTGCAAAGCAAGGTGAAGGGAACCTCACACGACTGCCTAGTATGCGCCGCATGGCTTGCAAGTGAGCTGGCTTCCCTTGGTGAAAATGATATaagatgttatgcttgtgagatctTGTTACTTGACATAGTGCACCACCTTCATCCGGGATGCGAGCTTGATGAAAGGGTTCTAGCGTGCATGTGTGTATATAACTACACCTCTGGAAAAG GTAAGCAAAAGTTGATGAGCTTGTCAGAGGGTTCGCGAGAATCCCTTAGGAGGCTTTCATCATTCACATGGATGGCTGAGGAGTTACttcaagttacagattactacctcCCTAGGAAACCA CGTGTATCATGTGTACATACACAAATCCTAGAGATTGGTCAACCTGGCAATGGAGCAGTAACTGCTATAACATTCTTTAGAGGGCAGCTCTTTGTTGGTTACTTCAATGGCACCATCAGG GCATGGGATATAAAAGGCCAGAGAGCAGTAATCATCAGAGAGGTTAAAGAGCACAAGAAAGCAGTCACGTGTTTTGCACTATCAGAAACTGGACAAAATCTCTTGAGCGGATCAGCTGACAAATCTATTCGG GTATGGAAAATGGCACAGCGCAAGCTTGAGTGTGTCGAGGTATTTCAAATAAAAGAGGCTGTGCAGAAGTTTGATATTTACGGTGACAAAATTATTGTACTAACACATAAAAACGTTCTGAAG TTCTCTTGTTCAGCAAGAAGCACCCAGACATTTTACAAGAGCAAGCATGTAAAATCCCTAGCTCTTTCTCAGGGCAAAGCTTACCTCGGCTGCGGAGACTTGAGTATACAG GAATTAGATGTATCAGTAGAATCGAAGATTGAAATAAGAGCGCCTACAAGAAGCTGGAGAATCAGTAAGCAACCAATTAACTCCATAGTAGTATATAAAGATTGGATGTACTGTGCTGGTTCTCAAGTGGAAGGATCTGCCATGAAG GATTGGAAAAAGCGATGCAAGCCTACGATGACAATGTCAATGCCAAAGGGAACAAATGTAGAGGCAATGGCAGTGGTGGAGGACTTCATCTACCTGACCTGCAATAAAAGCCCAAGTGTCATTCAG ATATGGTTGAGAGAGAAGCAGCAGAAAGTTGGAAGGCTGCCTGCAGGGAGCAAGATAACGAGCCTCTTCACTGCAAATGACATCATTTTCTGTGGAACTGAAACCGGGTTAATCAAG GCATGGATCCCTTTGTGA